TTTTCAGCCCGGGTGAAAAGAGTTGCGCTTCCGGTGCCAAGGACGACACGACCACGAACGTTCCCTTCCGAACTGCGTCATGGGAAATGTAGTTTTTCCTTTCCCCCAGTTTCATGGAGTTAAACAGTCTAAACAAGCACACACATTTCCGACTTCATGTACAATTTATTAGATTATGCTAGATTTGTGAACGTGTAATGCAACCTTTAGACAGActctacaaataaaaatgtattttgatgaAAGTAACCCAGAACAGTCCTTGTCTCCCCCAATAAATTGGATCTACACTTGAAAAACACGTTCAAAATATATCCATGTCATTAGCCAGCAAGTGTTATATTTGTTTACTCAGCTAAACAGAGCAAAATTATTTAAGCTTATGCTTTgctaaaagcatttttaaattgGTTTTACTTTATCGttactttttcctttaaatatgtTTGCCAGGTGACTTGACTTCTCCTGCTCAAGTGGTGCTCCTTTTTTGTAAATTGTCTTTGTAATGTTTCAAATAAGTTGGGTATTGAAAAAATGAGCTCTTGGGTTTTGTTACATCTTTCTCAAAGTAAACATAGATAAATGTGTCATGTTGCACAACTTTAAAGGCACACATATTTGAGGAGCCACAGTACTTGATACGCCAGAGCAAACCAATGCAAAAACAGGAGCAAAGGCcaaactttatcataaaaataGGGTGTTGTATGTCACCAGATTATAAAACCCTCCAAGACAAGTGTCTGACTTAATGGGGTTCAAATTGAGTCAACTTAATTTCTGCAATTGCGGGAgtgatttctgtctttttagttagttttaaatCCATACCACACTTTAAACTAAAAAGATGTTATCAGCAAAATTCAATAAAGACAAGAAACCAAGTTagcttttatcacattttatcatGTATGGTCATGAGTGGAGAGAAAGAGCCAGTAATGCAGCTGTATACGGAGTtcaaatcttaattttttttttaaaaaaaggagacaaacttaaaaaaaagagagaaaattgcACTCAGCTTTACAATACCTTTAGAAATTAAGCCATCTAAAattaacaataacaacaacaataatcatAGTAGCAGTCAACATAATAGTCTTACCATTGAAAGCAGGGGATGATTGTTTAGTCTGAATTCTATTACACTCCTTGCTGAAACTGGATAGTACACATATTCTCTTTCAAAGACTTGGGTACCTGGTGAATCTAAAAAATATAACCAGTAATGTTCTTTCTAGGAAAAGAACTGCTGCAAAACAGCTATCCTTAGCTCTGCCAGAGACACTGAACCTGCTTTCAGCAGGTGGAAGCTATTTATTCCCCACCATATGCTCAAATCACATTACCTCTTGAAAGCAAACAAAAGCAGACAACCAATAACTATCTTCATTGTCCATTAGGGCTTATTTGAACTCAcatactttgactttcttccCTTCACCCTCAGGGTAACTATAACAGTCTACtctaagatttttcttttttttcctcagtattTTCAGTTAAGCATGATTAATTATTACACCAAAAAAATAACTGGCCAGAGACCACTTCAACCTACTGTAAAGAAAAGCGGAGGCAAATACAATTCAGACTGCAGAGtaataaagacagaaatggAGGGGAAAGGGGCTCATGTATGGGTGGTGAAAGTGAGTTTGACATATTTACTCTGGGAACTCTAGGCTGCTGAGctggatttaatatttaaatgaatgaatggtgGGGGTCTCAGGGAGGTGGGTAGTGGTTGGAGGGAGGGGGTGGTAGTGGGATCAGATTTCCCTTTGGCTGCTCCCATACACGCTCTCATCACTGTAGGCAATGTAGAGGAAAAAGTCCTCTTCGTGATGCTCCTGaaagagacaggaagagaaaagGATGTCAGAAGGATATTTAATATGCACAGGAAGGCTCACTTTGAAATACAAAGGTAATACACCGACTCGCACAGATCAGTGAGGTAGAAAATGATTAAGAGTCTTGCCTGGTACAACTGTCCCATGGTAGCTGAGGTGGGTGGAATGACGTTGTTTACAAAGAAGAAGAGAGCATCCTCAGCTCGCAAGTGGATTCTTTTCCGGATGAGGAAGTAAAACTGGCCCACTGATGAGAGAGTAGGTAGTATTTCAAATGTTAATGTAACATACTACCGTTTCTCAACACTGTGTAGGAACTTGGCTTATTATCTAATATTTACCTGTCAGGTCGGAGGGGACAAGGTATTTCTTCTTGTCCAGGTCTCCTATCCTGGCTTTGGGTGCTTTCTCCACAATAACCTGTAATAATACCACATGTCTTCAAAAATGTGATACACTATACACTACAGAAAGCCATTTTGTGTCAAGCAGTACGTTTTAAAACAGTGTTTCACCTTTCAAAGAAAAGGGATGTGAGACTGCAGTTCATGGTCAGTCAAGCAAAAAGGGAACTTTATCTAACCAAggtatgattttaaatttacacaGAACTATATGTCAGAAACAACCTTGAGTAAGAACAGTAAGAAGGAAACAATGTATTAGATGTAAAGAAATCAGATGTGGTGAAATTGTAACTGTTTTAGTGTGTCTTTTCTTCAGTCTAAAAATAGGACTTAAAAAATCTTCCTGCCAACACACTCTGAAACAGAATTGGACTGTAGATCTTATTTGCCCATGGAGAcaaattaaaggcaaaaaaattttaattatATCTTGTATTTTTAGGGGAAACATTCATATAACTTTTGCTGTAGCAGTCCCAGCTCctcaaacatgatttttttttctggttatcaCTGTTTTCTAAAATAATGAACATGTATCTTTTTTTCACAACTCAGTAACCAAACCATGACACAGAAATATATACTCATAAAGAAAATCTTGTTTTAATGTCGCTTTCTTCATCAGTTGTTTGATTATATAGAATGAATCAGTAGTTACTCAAAAGTGAGGTTAACATGACACTGCAACTGAACCCTTAAAAATCATACTAGCTTtaatcaaacaatattgataCAACATCAAGAAAACAGTAGGGGTCTTAAGCACTCAACACTGGATAATTTCTTGATTTCACCTTCAAAGTTTGCGAACAACAcagtctaaattgtacaaaaacatctgAGAGGTTTTGGTACAGAAACACTGTCAACATATACTTGTATTATAACCAATGTGCATTTTGCAATGTTGGATGAATGTATTCCTCTCCTGCGTAATGCAATCTGTTTTTAAGTATTGGTACTAGATAATATCGATCAACAAATTAACACAGATGGTATCGTTTTAAAATGCGTCGCACAGTATCGAAGTATCGCTAATTCTGGAAGTTAATGTATTAGTAAAGTAAACAAGGTAAACACAGCAATATGGCCAAGGAGGCTGTTGAATGGTACTTGACGCCGATATTCTTTTCTACAGAAAACACAATCCGCGTACTAGAGCCAGAGATGTAAACAAGTATCCTGTTTGTTGGCACATACTATTTTAAGGTGCACTGCTGTTAGCGTTACaacacacattttaacacaacaGCCTCACAATCACGCCATGAACACACACTCCACTCAGTCTTTCTCTCACTACTGAGTTTATAACCAACCACAGGTTGTATCCTATCCCTTATGACCGATTTCTGTCGATGATTTGGCAAAAATTTCCTAAAATCAACACACACCCGGAAGGATTACACGAAGCTACAACTAGGTGGCCTGCTCAATGCGGCCGAAATCCCTTTCAGTTAACCTCTagctagctttgttagcttgcTGGTGGGCTGTTTACTAACGCGCGAGTACACTATAGATGGATATTTGCTTGAGATAACCATCTACAAGTAAGATGTAAGAATGTAGTTTTATTTGGCGTGCCTATGCTTGACAtcaaacaacaaacagaagTACAGTCTAGCTTCCCGTCAATAAGCTAACAACATAGATCGTGCTAACCAACCTAGCAAACGTTAGCTACTTACAGGTACCCTGTCCGGATActtctttcttattttttcgCCTTCGGACCGCCTTTTCTCAAAGGGGTGCTCCTCTTTGTATTGAAACTTCATCGTTAAGAGAGATGACAGACAACACGTCGGTCACTCCGGGGTCGAACTAAAGTGGTACGCTCAAGGAAGGGCTCGACTCGCTGACACACACGACAAAAACAAACGATGCTAACTAGCTGTTAGCTCGACACAGCTGTTTTCCTAGTGCGACTGTGGCGGAGGGATACAATAACAATATGACGTAGCAAGGAGTCTAGCATTCACTTTAACCCAGACTACAGTCGCTATAGTCGCGAAGTTATCCTCGGTGACAACTCGAGTGAAATGTCTTCTTtcaaaatagatattttttctGGATGGTCGTGGCTTTACACTGCAATTTTCCGTAGAACTATTTTATTTTGACCATCCGTGTGCGCGTAACGACGTAGGGCAGGGCAGTGAAGAGGCAGCTGTCCTTGTCATATGACCGAGGCCCAGCAGTTAGCAGAGAGGAGACGCTGAAAACATGCGATATTAAACTGATATTACGTCTTTAAAGGACAATGCTGTTCATAAACGACACTCCAGGGAGACCAGCAGGTCCAATGTGCAATTTGgaatattaaaatgtattaaacggTCACTGATTAAACCAGGACTTAATTGGCAAGAAGTTACTAATTTACACTGTCAGCAAATAAATGATGACGGGGAACAGTTAACTCGTGTTATAGGAGAATAAAGATGAAAACGACCAAACTAGGTTTTGTGTCCCTAGGCACACCCTCACAActttaaaagtgatgttttcGTATGATGATAGATAATTATCTTCATGTCTTCTATATATGTAGGGGCTTTTAGGTAGAAAAATTAACTGATATACTTCTGCTCATAGAAATTACATCTCAAGGGCCCATAAGGCTCATCCTGCCACAATCCCACCATCACATGTAAAGCCTTTTGGCTTTTTCCATTCTCATGAAAATAACTACTTCAGTCTTCCTTTAGAAATATGAATGCATATTTTTGCTTTGGGGAAATaattctcctctgacctttaAGATGTTTCAAGATCACATTACAAATCTTCTACCTTAGTAGTGAAActgatttttgaaaaacacaaatcagGACATGTTTTTCAAGACCCTTGGCCTCCATAATTTTCCTAAGCCTGTATGTAAATGCATAAGTATACCATAAAATAACATAGTTTGCCActgattttgtgtttgtttttgttttatatagGCAGAGTTTATTTATATGACACTTTTAAGATGTACATTTACAAGTGCTTAGCTTAAATGATTAGGGTAGATTACAAGGGCCTCAGTTTTATTTAGGTTGCTAGGTCTATCACCTGGCAGTTACATGCCTCAGCAAGGTATACAGTTGCCAGATGGCAAAAGCAGGCCCATCAACAGATATGGCTGGGTCCCTGAAAGGCTAAATGGGCCCTTCCCAGATGGCATTTAATATCAACGCATACATGTTAGATCAATAGTGCTAGCCTGAGCTTCCTCGTTGACATTTGCTAACAAATCTAATACGCAAGATTTATTAGCAGACCTGGTCATTTTGCTTTTGATTTCTTAAATCAAATTTAGTTCATCTTTTAGTCAGAATGGGCAATTGTGCAGAATTTGAAGAGGATTCCTCAAGGAAGTTTTGGGATAGCACATATACAAGCAAAGCATGAGACCTTATGACCTTAAAGTGGGACTTCCAAAACCATATCAGAACATCACtatgtaaagtttaaaaatatccCTTATAGGGTTCTTTAGTTAGAACAAGAATGGCCCATAGGGTCCACAACTAGTTGGTATGGGATTATAAACATATATATTGAGAATGGATCGGGATCCAGAAATGACCCTTGTGGAACTCCACATAACAGGGGGAAAGTGTGTATATGTGGGTTTGTTAACAGGCATGTACATTTCCACAAGTCAAAACTTTTGGTATGCAagttttgtgttgtatttgtgtGGAAGTGGGGGAGTATGGAGTTGTGCAATAAACAGCTGTGTTTGTAGGATGATGCATTACATTATACCTAACCAGCTTTTAACAATGAGTTAAAATCCCTGAATCCCTGATCGATAATGACTAATGCTGAAGTAACTTGGGTGGAAATACTTTATACTATGTCTATTTTTGAAATAACTCAAGATCAATTttatgtttaaagattagaaaaaaagttttaaaaaatgaggatCAGTTagaaaaatactgtaaatgtTGCAGGTTGTTGCTCATAGCAAACTCTCTGAAACAGTGATGGGAAATGTTGCTTACTTATCTATTGTGCAACTGACCCGCAGCTGTCTGACTCACTCTGCTTACTCTGCTCATGTGATATCTGAGCAAATTCCCCTCTTGACTTCAAAGTCTCAAGGTGGTTTACAATTAAGATTTATATACTGCATGaataatataaaaagaaaagtgaaaatagtcttcaaaccaaactgaactgTTCATTAGATTTCAGAGGTCTGAGTTTGTAGGGAATCCAGTTGTTACGCTGCTCAGGTAATAGAAAATGCTGAGTCATTCCAGGAGTGAATTGTTTTCAAGCTCCTATGTCTAAGCTCAACAATAAAACTAGTCATGCTACTGTTGTTGGACTACATTACTCCTCCTCATCATGCAGGACGAATCTGAATTAACCTGCCCCTCTTGCCACAAGCCATGAAGTGATCTCAAAAAACAGCTCTCCTTCAAGGCCGATACAGCTCAGTCCTGCCTCAGCACAGGCTAGTCCAAGTTACACAAAGTGATCCTGGGTGTCTCCAGCATGTACAGTAACAGCTTGGTGGCTTTCACTGCTTCACCAGTTGGAAATGGTTGCTGAAAATCTTTCTTTTGTAGGCTTCCAGAAAGATGGGCTCAAACTGCAAAAGAGATAGATGAAGGtttaaaaaagaggagaaatttGAATGGGGATCAAAGTAAGAGTTAAGTGTAAAAAGAAACATTCTTTTTTCATGGTTCTTCGGctttaataatttaataatcCTGCTAAACAATAAATATCTAGACAGAAAAAGCAACTGAATGTAACACTGTACATCAAGTACTGTAGCCCAACTGAAATCAACAACCATGGCACGTTCAAAGTCATAAATCTCCTCCactccccattctgatgctcggtttgaacttcaaCACATTCTCTCAACCATGTCTATGGTTGTTACCATTTGATTAACTAATCAGGTATTTGTATTAATGGCAGGTGAACatgtgtacctaataaagtggtcagtgagCTGTGAGTGTTGAAGACTTACCTGCATAGTAAGAGTGAGAGCTGAACACCTTGTTGCTATTgataaaaaaaggggaaaaagttgcaaattgAGGAAattgaaaaactaaacatgtaTATTCAGTTTAAATAAGCAGATATATAAACTCATCTTCAATTTTCTTACTACACATGTTGCATAAATGAGTCTTCTCCAACAAAACTGCTGGAATAACatagaaaatgtattttgctttttatcCTCTCCTTATAAAATGTGGTGGAGCAGATGTTGCTCTGACTGTCGGTGAGATAATTCGACAGCACAACAGCTTCTAACCTCTGAACGTTAAATTGGTTTCAATATTGTTGTTCTGCACAACCTTAAATGTTGTACGTACTTTATTAACCACTTAAAATGTTAGTTGCTATATTCTGGTGGAATACAGAATGTTGTGCTGTGCTGCCATCATCAGATAATGTTAGTTTGTAAGCCaactacaggtg
This genomic stretch from Cheilinus undulatus linkage group 22, ASM1832078v1, whole genome shotgun sequence harbors:
- the gabarapa gene encoding GABA(A) receptor-associated protein a — translated: MKFQYKEEHPFEKRRSEGEKIRKKYPDRVPVIVEKAPKARIGDLDKKKYLVPSDLTVGQFYFLIRKRIHLRAEDALFFFVNNVIPPTSATMGQLYQEHHEEDFFLYIAYSDESVYGSSQREI